A window of Methanolobus sediminis contains these coding sequences:
- a CDS encoding 7-carboxy-7-deazaguanine synthase QueE, which translates to MMQTSLSEVFCSVQGEGPYVGCRQAFVRFTGCNLKCNYCDTPVETTKVCKFEAVPGSDEFQELENPLSSEKVSEIINSYSGLHSVSLTGGEPLMNADFINLLETEAPLYLESNMTLPRMAKKVKDKVSYVSGDVKLLPPELLEDPELHLESTIECFRTLKVTKDRDCFCKIVVTKDTPEDDIEGVVGAISGYISCLILQPVTQKSMQPKPGFLLKLQESFLNEIDTRIIPQTHKMWGCL; encoded by the coding sequence ATGATGCAGACTTCTCTCAGTGAAGTGTTCTGTTCAGTACAGGGTGAAGGTCCATATGTAGGATGCAGGCAGGCTTTTGTCCGTTTTACCGGATGCAACCTGAAATGCAATTATTGCGATACTCCTGTTGAAACTACAAAGGTTTGCAAGTTTGAAGCTGTACCCGGGTCGGATGAGTTCCAGGAACTTGAAAATCCGTTGAGTTCTGAAAAGGTCAGTGAGATAATCAATTCGTATTCTGGTTTACACTCTGTATCATTGACTGGTGGAGAGCCACTAATGAATGCAGATTTTATTAATTTGCTCGAAACTGAAGCTCCGCTGTATCTGGAGTCAAATATGACACTTCCACGCATGGCTAAAAAAGTGAAGGACAAGGTATCCTATGTTTCCGGTGATGTGAAGCTGCTACCTCCAGAATTGCTTGAGGATCCTGAACTTCATCTTGAAAGTACAATTGAGTGCTTCAGGACGCTTAAAGTAACTAAAGACAGGGATTGTTTCTGTAAGATCGTTGTAACAAAGGATACGCCTGAAGACGATATTGAAGGTGTTGTAGGAGCTATCTCCGGATATATCTCCTGTCTGATACTGCAACCTGTGACACAGAAATCTATGCAGCCGAAACCAGGATTTTTGCTGAAATTACAGGAATCATTCCTTAATGAAATTGATACACGAATAATACCTCAGACACATAAGATGTGGGGTTGTTTATAA
- the queD gene encoding 6-carboxytetrahydropterin synthase QueD, whose product MKKMRLGIVDYIDSAHYLPGHETCGIVHGHTYKTEIVIEGEKKETGMVMDFYEIKKVIKEVLKEYDHVLLNDIMEFPSVENLCEHVHANLSSRLDFPLSVRMWEGNGKWCEVSTY is encoded by the coding sequence ATGAAGAAAATGAGACTTGGAATTGTTGATTATATTGATAGTGCCCACTATTTGCCAGGGCACGAGACATGTGGCATAGTTCACGGACACACTTACAAAACAGAAATTGTAATTGAAGGTGAAAAGAAAGAAACCGGCATGGTCATGGACTTCTATGAGATAAAGAAAGTTATAAAGGAAGTTCTCAAGGAGTACGACCATGTGCTTCTCAATGACATAATGGAATTCCCAAGTGTTGAGAATCTGTGTGAGCATGTGCATGCAAATCTTTCTTCAAGACTTGATTTCCCACTTTCAGTCAGGATGTGGGAAGGCAATGGTAAGTGGTGTGAGGTAAGTACTTATTAA
- the nifB gene encoding nitrogenase cofactor biosynthesis protein NifB — protein sequence MENEKDVCEIEVSKDEDVKRMIAQHPCYSKEAQHKFGRIHLAVAPKCNIQCNYCDRKFDCVNESRPGVTSEVLSPQAALEKTKQVLEAYPFIKVVGVAGPGDPLANDETFEALELIKKEFPDVTLCLSTNGLILPERLPDLLRVGVTTLTVTMNAIDPEIEAQLIGHISYKGKIYRGLEAAEIMVKNQLEGIKMAVEAGLVVKINTVLVPGINDEHIVELAQKINELGVFIMNVMPLITQAKFADRTAPTPAECKAIQDRCAPYVQQMRHCRQCRSDAYGLIGQDMSQMSEERRNVIKLDMKKKGSCGKE from the coding sequence ATGGAAAATGAGAAAGACGTTTGCGAAATAGAAGTTTCCAAGGATGAAGATGTCAAGAGGATGATAGCACAACATCCTTGTTATTCCAAAGAGGCCCAGCACAAGTTTGGCCGTATTCACCTTGCAGTAGCTCCGAAATGCAATATTCAGTGTAATTATTGTGATCGTAAGTTTGACTGCGTGAATGAAAGTAGGCCGGGTGTTACCAGTGAAGTTTTGAGTCCTCAGGCTGCACTTGAGAAAACAAAGCAGGTACTGGAAGCTTATCCATTCATCAAGGTTGTCGGTGTTGCAGGTCCTGGAGACCCACTGGCTAACGATGAGACCTTTGAGGCGCTGGAACTCATCAAGAAAGAGTTCCCGGATGTAACACTCTGTCTCAGTACTAATGGTCTGATTCTTCCAGAGAGGCTGCCTGATCTCCTAAGGGTTGGAGTAACCACACTTACAGTGACCATGAATGCAATCGATCCTGAGATCGAAGCACAGCTCATAGGTCATATTTCCTACAAGGGTAAGATCTACAGAGGTCTTGAAGCTGCTGAGATCATGGTGAAGAATCAGCTTGAAGGTATCAAGATGGCTGTGGAAGCAGGTCTTGTTGTCAAGATCAATACGGTTCTTGTACCGGGTATTAACGATGAGCATATTGTTGAGCTTGCCCAGAAGATCAATGAACTTGGTGTCTTCATAATGAATGTGATGCCACTTATCACTCAGGCTAAGTTTGCTGACAGGACAGCACCAACACCAGCAGAGTGTAAGGCTATTCAGGACAGGTGTGCACCCTATGTCCAGCAGATGAGACACTGCCGCCAGTGCAGGTCCGATGCATACGGTCTTATCGGACAGGACATGTCACAGATGAGTGAAGAACGCAGGAACGTTATTAAGCTTGATATGAAAAAGAAGGGTTCATGTGGAAAGGAGTAA
- a CDS encoding methanogenesis marker 2 protein — MNIEELAANLRNFEGVTRKKPIADIVSIFETVRSEYGEVIDDFGDDAAIIDIGTDDVILFAADAIWGRIVNKSPWWTGYTSVVVNVNDISAMGGRPLAMVNVMASSDLESTEEIMKGIRDGISKFGVPMVGGHMHPDTPYNSLAVAIIGIAKKDSVIRSDSAKPGDVVIVAYDMDGRVGKNSPYSWDTTSFKDADVVRERFMVMQEIGEKKLVTAGKDISNPGTIGTLGMLCEVSRVGASVDLSKIPCPEGLDFEQWLKIYPATGYVVTAKAEHADECVEIFENAGIKAAVIGEINDSQVIDVYNDSGKAVVFDFKESGITGI; from the coding sequence TTGAATATCGAAGAGCTTGCGGCAAATTTAAGGAACTTTGAAGGCGTTACCAGAAAAAAACCGATAGCAGATATCGTAAGCATATTTGAGACTGTTCGCTCAGAGTATGGCGAGGTCATAGATGATTTTGGTGATGATGCAGCGATCATCGATATTGGCACCGATGATGTAATTCTGTTTGCAGCCGATGCCATATGGGGCAGGATTGTCAACAAGAGTCCATGGTGGACAGGCTATACTTCTGTTGTTGTCAATGTGAACGATATTTCCGCAATGGGGGGACGTCCTCTTGCAATGGTCAATGTGATGGCTTCAAGTGACCTTGAATCCACAGAAGAGATCATGAAAGGAATCCGCGATGGTATCAGTAAGTTCGGAGTTCCAATGGTTGGCGGTCATATGCACCCTGACACTCCATACAACTCACTTGCAGTTGCCATAATCGGAATTGCAAAGAAGGACTCCGTTATCAGAAGTGATAGTGCAAAGCCCGGAGATGTTGTAATAGTTGCCTATGATATGGATGGTCGTGTAGGAAAGAACTCACCATATAGCTGGGATACCACATCTTTTAAGGATGCTGATGTTGTTCGTGAGCGTTTCATGGTCATGCAGGAGATTGGAGAAAAGAAGCTGGTAACTGCCGGAAAAGACATAAGCAATCCGGGAACAATCGGCACTCTCGGTATGCTCTGTGAGGTCAGCAGGGTTGGTGCTTCAGTTGATCTTAGCAAGATTCCATGCCCTGAAGGTCTTGATTTTGAGCAGTGGCTTAAGATATATCCTGCAACCGGTTATGTTGTCACTGCAAAGGCCGAGCACGCTGATGAGTGTGTTGAGATTTTTGAGAATGCAGGTATAAAGGCTGCTGTAATCGGTGAGATCAATGACAGCCAGGTAATTGATGTTTATAATGACAGCGGCAAAGCTGTTGTCTTTGATTTCAAGGAAAGCGGAATTACAGGAATATAA
- a CDS encoding radical SAM protein, producing the protein MRLIDLSDAKGQIRVEFGGCNMKCPYCVHIHQPVKEWTLDEVLDYASKSTTDNVYLGGAEPTLQKDLLPLIEGLHDMGKQVILKSNGMKPDVLEKALPFVYGFVLEIKAPGDDVKAVMEVTGMSEERTQKYLKLLSESMAIAKKKWLRIWIRVIPEYVNAENMPRILPDLEGASEVMLYQFMSNPDFDLPFMGHDTPTPLWSELKELGNMVLEKVSQVRLVGDRGKLVLTK; encoded by the coding sequence ATGAGATTAATTGATTTATCCGATGCAAAAGGACAGATAAGGGTTGAGTTTGGAGGATGCAATATGAAGTGTCCTTATTGCGTTCATATACATCAGCCTGTAAAAGAATGGACTCTGGATGAAGTATTGGATTATGCCAGTAAGTCCACAACAGATAACGTATACCTTGGAGGTGCAGAACCAACCCTTCAGAAAGATTTGCTTCCTCTAATAGAGGGATTGCATGATATGGGAAAACAGGTCATCCTGAAATCCAATGGTATGAAGCCCGATGTACTTGAAAAAGCCCTTCCATTTGTTTATGGTTTTGTACTTGAGATCAAAGCACCGGGAGATGATGTAAAGGCAGTGATGGAAGTTACAGGGATGTCTGAGGAGAGGACACAGAAATACCTGAAACTCCTGAGTGAATCCATGGCTATTGCAAAAAAGAAATGGCTCAGGATATGGATACGAGTGATTCCTGAATATGTTAATGCTGAAAACATGCCTCGCATATTGCCAGATCTTGAGGGCGCTTCAGAAGTTATGCTCTACCAGTTCATGAGCAATCCTGATTTTGACCTTCCTTTCATGGGTCATGATACGCCGACCCCTTTGTGGAGTGAGTTAAAAGAACTTGGAAACATGGTTCTTGAAAAAGTCTCTCAGGTGAGGCTTGTAGGAGACAGGGGAAAACTGGTGCTGACAAAATAG
- a CDS encoding DUF5611 family protein, protein MQEYKLKRGYKPEMDRIYECLTESFPSDIKEEDGKYVTSYGVLSKITVWIENKKLAVDTESDTSMTDDELILDSNKRFRDFLYAATGYTAKERLKQAKKEVSN, encoded by the coding sequence ATGCAGGAATACAAGTTAAAGCGTGGTTATAAACCTGAGATGGATAGGATTTACGAGTGTCTTACAGAGAGCTTTCCAAGTGACATAAAGGAAGAAGATGGGAAGTATGTAACTTCTTATGGTGTTCTTTCCAAAATTACGGTGTGGATAGAAAATAAGAAACTGGCTGTTGATACTGAGTCTGACACTTCCATGACAGATGATGAGCTTATTCTTGATTCTAACAAGCGTTTCAGGGATTTCCTTTACGCAGCTACAGGTTATACTGCTAAGGAACGTCTGAAGCAGGCAAAGAAGGAAGTTTCCAATTAA
- a CDS encoding chorismate--pyruvate lyase family protein yields MDFLEKLKSFDIPTCLRVCAGTDGSVTFLLEIMTKHPTAVVTEYQHIIPADEQMAELFDVSVGADINERVVTLTAGDVPYVFARSLSAIEKMPEGVRADMMKADIPIGRILRDHDIETRRDFENIEIIEDEPLFGAQKLLSRSYRIVHHSGVLMWINEKFPVDARWCL; encoded by the coding sequence ATGGACTTTCTCGAAAAACTGAAGAGCTTTGATATTCCAACCTGTCTAAGGGTCTGTGCAGGAACGGATGGTTCGGTTACTTTCCTGCTGGAGATTATGACCAAGCATCCTACTGCTGTTGTTACAGAGTATCAGCACATTATTCCTGCGGATGAGCAAATGGCTGAACTGTTTGATGTGAGCGTGGGTGCGGATATCAATGAACGTGTGGTAACTCTTACTGCAGGTGATGTGCCATATGTGTTCGCCCGTTCCCTATCGGCCATTGAAAAGATGCCTGAAGGTGTACGTGCTGATATGATGAAGGCTGATATTCCGATAGGCAGGATTCTTCGCGACCACGATATTGAGACTCGCAGGGATTTTGAAAACATTGAGATTATTGAAGATGAGCCTCTGTTCGGAGCGCAAAAACTGCTTTCACGTTCCTATCGTATTGTCCATCACAGCGGCGTGTTGATGTGGATCAATGAGAAATTTCCTGTTGACGCACGCTGGTGCTTATAA
- a CDS encoding acyltransferase family protein, whose amino-acid sequence MNSNKLVEIDILKSVGIFFVIYVHLPVFFSDIQTVPYAQSAIPLGLSCFFFTSSYTLSKYNNFSDDNKIETFLIKRAKRIYPLYWTAIISYIIIFGFLKIKADTNNLSTIGITDYIAIMMGAHELSLDFPPVPYLWYIGAILFFYVLYVLIIKYANSEFDILRNSLLIFLSMHLISFPSSIYMYYPVFIAGIFAGRARALSKFNPYTSKIPTEVTNVFSYIAYSSYAVYLFHGPILSIMETINSYFGLSGYIGLLYLLCVDVPIMFLGCYCIQQVADGKLDIKNLNSWKFGYVEYLSKSLSISEIWKK is encoded by the coding sequence ATGAACAGTAATAAATTAGTTGAAATTGATATTTTAAAAAGCGTTGGAATCTTCTTTGTAATTTATGTGCATTTGCCCGTGTTTTTTTCGGATATACAAACAGTACCGTATGCACAATCTGCAATCCCATTGGGGCTTTCATGTTTCTTTTTTACATCCTCCTACACACTATCAAAATATAATAATTTCTCAGATGATAATAAAATAGAAACGTTCTTAATTAAACGTGCTAAACGAATATATCCTCTTTATTGGACTGCTATTATATCATATATCATCATATTTGGATTTTTAAAAATCAAGGCAGACACTAACAACTTAAGTACAATAGGTATTACCGATTACATAGCTATCATGATGGGTGCTCATGAACTTAGTTTAGACTTTCCACCAGTGCCTTATTTGTGGTATATAGGAGCCATACTATTTTTCTATGTTCTATATGTACTCATTATAAAATATGCTAACTCTGAATTTGATATTTTAAGAAATTCGCTATTGATCTTCTTGAGTATGCATTTAATTTCTTTCCCCTCTAGTATTTATATGTACTATCCTGTTTTTATTGCAGGGATATTTGCAGGCAGAGCGCGTGCTTTATCAAAATTCAACCCCTATACATCGAAAATCCCTACTGAGGTAACTAATGTATTCAGTTATATTGCATATTCATCTTATGCGGTGTATCTGTTTCATGGCCCTATTCTTTCAATCATGGAGACTATAAACTCCTATTTTGGACTATCTGGATATATTGGACTCCTTTATCTTCTCTGTGTTGATGTGCCTATTATGTTCCTTGGGTGTTATTGCATCCAACAAGTAGCAGACGGTAAATTGGACATTAAAAACTTAAACAGCTGGAAGTTCGGCTATGTAGAATACCTATCGAAATCACTATCGATTTCGGAAATATGGAAAAAATAA
- a CDS encoding Cache 3/Cache 2 fusion domain-containing protein has protein sequence MNDQLFLEKIYIDSTFSLAQDKVNSDLGVARTVFYSKGDPEIVDGQMVLGENYVVNNNFEIVDNVKNMVGGTATVFQVMDREAVRISTNVINDEGERAVGTTVSQPVYDTVVNKGETFYGRAWVVNAWYLTAYEPIRNGAGEIIGILYVGILEDPFINTIREHIGEIVVGETGYLYVMDSEGNVVIHPSMEGENVYEYDFTKDIINSKEGIIAYEWEGREKIAGYTYYEPNDWYIISTTYYEEFAGPLLAIRNSLIMAVLVFVILGVLASFLLSKSISDGIQKIVTEFDDITNATLQGNLDKRANVDVGIDLEAIPRGFNQVLDAVKVAEGKVTEETIRRRILFEQSNDGIVVVNDKGEVVEANQKYADMLGYSIDEVLQLHVWDWEYISTPEEIIEIVKNIDEFGQTFETCHRRKDGTLLDVEVSSNVANIGGQKVAFCVCRDITERKKAEMELRRKEMQLRTAQKVGHVGSWEFNFNSGMVDASEEARRIYGVGIDEKLTIKRIQKIPLSKYRPMMDKALNDLIERKEPYDIQFEISKSKNEENRIINAVAEYFEERNVVIGTIQDITESKKAELALLQAKAIAEESNQIKSEFIANMSHELRTPLNSVIGFSQILTEKMFGELNEKQMSYACNILKSGKHLLELINDILDISKIESGNMEFTPETIGLQETIDEITTLMDPLFKDKNIDFEVYKEFEELEIDADKLKLKQILYNLLSNAVKFTPENGKVCVSSKIMNNSVQISVWDNGIGIPLGKQQAIFDPFKQVSSFSNRTHGGTGLGLSIAKYYIEMHSGKIHVESEVGKGSKFTFTIPIIQEAINHNS, from the coding sequence TTGAATGACCAATTGTTCCTTGAAAAAATTTACATTGATTCTACTTTTTCCCTTGCACAAGACAAAGTAAATAGCGATCTGGGAGTTGCAAGGACCGTTTTCTACTCAAAAGGAGATCCTGAAATTGTTGATGGACAGATGGTACTCGGGGAAAATTATGTTGTCAACAATAATTTTGAGATTGTAGATAATGTCAAGAATATGGTAGGTGGGACAGCTACTGTATTTCAGGTAATGGATAGAGAAGCTGTAAGAATCTCTACTAATGTTATCAACGATGAGGGAGAAAGAGCAGTTGGTACCACAGTGTCACAACCAGTGTATGATACAGTTGTCAACAAAGGTGAAACGTTCTACGGAAGGGCATGGGTGGTCAATGCCTGGTATTTGACCGCATACGAACCTATCAGAAATGGTGCTGGTGAGATCATAGGTATTCTTTATGTTGGTATTCTTGAAGATCCATTTATCAATACGATAAGGGAGCATATAGGTGAAATTGTTGTAGGTGAGACTGGGTATCTCTATGTAATGGACTCTGAAGGAAATGTTGTTATTCACCCCAGTATGGAAGGTGAGAATGTCTACGAGTATGACTTTACAAAAGATATTATCAATAGCAAAGAAGGCATTATTGCTTATGAGTGGGAAGGTCGAGAAAAAATTGCAGGTTACACGTACTATGAGCCTAATGATTGGTACATAATATCAACTACTTATTACGAAGAGTTTGCAGGTCCTCTACTGGCAATCAGAAACAGTTTAATAATGGCTGTTTTAGTCTTTGTAATTCTTGGTGTTTTAGCTTCATTCCTTCTAAGCAAATCTATTTCTGATGGAATTCAAAAAATAGTTACTGAATTTGATGACATAACCAATGCTACTCTTCAGGGAAATCTAGACAAGAGAGCAAATGTTGATGTCGGTATTGATTTAGAGGCGATACCCAGGGGTTTCAATCAGGTACTGGATGCTGTGAAAGTGGCCGAAGGAAAAGTAACAGAAGAAACTATCAGGAGACGTATCCTCTTTGAACAATCCAATGATGGAATTGTTGTTGTTAACGACAAAGGTGAAGTAGTTGAGGCTAATCAGAAATATGCGGATATGCTGGGATATTCCATAGATGAGGTACTCCAGTTACATGTATGGGACTGGGAATACATTTCAACACCTGAAGAGATAATTGAGATTGTAAAGAATATTGATGAATTCGGACAAACATTCGAGACATGCCACCGTCGAAAGGATGGGACTTTACTGGATGTCGAAGTCAGTTCGAACGTAGCAAACATTGGCGGCCAGAAAGTGGCTTTTTGCGTATGCAGGGATATTACTGAGCGTAAAAAGGCAGAAATGGAATTGCGAAGGAAAGAAATGCAATTACGTACGGCTCAAAAAGTGGGACATGTTGGAAGCTGGGAGTTCAATTTCAATTCTGGAATGGTTGACGCTTCAGAGGAAGCAAGAAGAATATACGGAGTTGGAATAGATGAAAAACTGACAATAAAAAGAATACAAAAAATTCCATTGTCAAAATATCGTCCAATGATGGACAAGGCATTGAATGACCTTATTGAAAGAAAAGAACCTTATGATATCCAATTTGAGATATCCAAATCAAAAAACGAGGAGAATCGTATCATCAATGCTGTAGCAGAGTACTTTGAAGAAAGAAATGTAGTAATAGGCACAATACAGGATATAACTGAGAGTAAAAAGGCTGAATTAGCTCTTCTTCAGGCAAAGGCAATTGCAGAAGAATCAAATCAGATCAAATCAGAGTTCATTGCGAACATGAGTCATGAACTGCGTACGCCACTTAATTCTGTCATTGGATTTTCCCAGATTCTGACAGAAAAGATGTTCGGTGAGCTGAATGAAAAACAAATGAGTTATGCCTGCAATATACTGAAAAGCGGCAAACATTTGCTAGAATTAATAAATGATATACTTGACATTTCAAAAATAGAATCAGGTAATATGGAATTTACACCAGAGACAATTGGTTTACAGGAAACGATCGATGAGATCACAACATTAATGGACCCTCTGTTCAAAGATAAAAACATTGATTTTGAAGTTTATAAGGAATTTGAAGAGCTAGAAATAGATGCTGATAAACTGAAGCTTAAACAAATTCTATATAATCTTCTTAGCAATGCAGTCAAATTCACACCTGAAAATGGAAAAGTTTGTGTTAGTTCTAAAATAATGAACAACAGTGTTCAGATCTCTGTATGGGATAACGGTATTGGTATTCCTCTGGGAAAGCAGCAAGCTATATTTGATCCATTCAAACAGGTTAGTTCATTTTCAAACCGCACTCACGGCGGAACGGGATTAGGACTTTCTATTGCGAAATATTACATCGAGATGCATTCAGGAAAGATCCATGTTGAAAGTGAAGTTGGCAAGGGAAGTAAATTCACATTTACAATACCGATTATTCAAGAAGCAATTAATCACAATTCATAG
- a CDS encoding S-layer protein domain-containing protein — MKIKQIIHICFATLFIFQELVSGVTIADAIEAKGPIYNGNDLTDIIGDSSSDFIEMNVKNFRGFYYDVDGGISTEYLRIYGGNYVSDRTINEQGLEYTSSIMSADYECIAWEADSYYVMGLFGDVYVPLKADTSLQLARLIMDDGNRYTIIEGQSFKLGEGYTITPGQIDAKMGTVYLELSKDGNFIDAETLDISNGEATWVYKINVATKTNAEVMRIRVTDAFQGQAGNLMVVEGIWLTDFKNSIEIVTGDTYGVFEVENLPVNSCDLILKNNVPITLSSGSVQELMDELRFVVTDSSEYLEFYLTNEPVDISVYKPDLVIVSANRWSLTENGEYLSIYLDILNQGFIPSDSTSVRIEIMDPEWPEIEAETDVPALDSGEDVTVIIEVYIPEELHGTTHNFAIEIDPENYISEMDENNNLIETPVIYIPELLPDLVITDVSSYVTENYLEIYVDIANHGTAFADSFIVSTVSSETSHQWSYSENVVDGLYPGEDITLEIVLEIPDGLPGQSNIDIIVDPDNTIKELDESNNAWSQEMIVDESIGRAPIDEFSDDLLEPETQPEWHDLDILLGIILPIAVIGGFLVLYPRLVKLKWEAKAIEKCLEDCPPGTEYCLKEICLKPGSCKITKLHLKACTSEDCKKKTIEGDIISDLNRIRTASYQSENPDVLLHEVETLASKILEVIILWLTGKAESYDVSISADIDLGEATCKYTRYICNQDSKPGKNKSWEKTVKGCNRSIGTLNDFDIEKANISEKLQQDFSRMMMQFIEGV; from the coding sequence ATGAAAATCAAACAAATCATACACATTTGTTTTGCAACACTCTTTATTTTTCAGGAACTGGTTTCAGGTGTGACAATAGCTGATGCCATAGAAGCCAAAGGACCGATATACAATGGTAATGATCTTACAGATATAATCGGTGACTCTTCATCGGATTTTATAGAAATGAACGTAAAGAATTTCCGGGGATTCTATTATGACGTTGACGGGGGAATTTCCACAGAATATCTCAGGATCTATGGTGGAAACTATGTCTCAGATAGGACTATTAACGAACAAGGTCTCGAATACACAAGTTCTATAATGTCCGCAGACTATGAATGCATAGCATGGGAAGCAGATTCCTATTATGTCATGGGTCTTTTTGGGGATGTATATGTTCCATTAAAAGCTGATACTTCACTCCAGCTTGCCAGATTAATAATGGATGATGGAAACAGATATACAATAATAGAAGGCCAATCATTCAAACTTGGTGAAGGGTATACGATTACACCAGGACAAATAGATGCAAAAATGGGCACAGTATATCTCGAACTTTCAAAAGATGGTAATTTTATCGATGCTGAAACCCTTGATATTTCAAACGGGGAAGCAACGTGGGTATACAAAATAAATGTTGCAACTAAAACTAATGCCGAAGTAATGAGAATACGTGTTACAGATGCATTTCAGGGTCAAGCTGGCAACCTTATGGTAGTAGAAGGCATCTGGTTGACTGACTTCAAAAATAGCATTGAGATTGTGACTGGTGATACTTATGGCGTATTTGAAGTAGAGAATCTGCCTGTGAATAGTTGTGACCTTATTCTGAAAAACAATGTTCCAATAACACTGAGCTCAGGCTCGGTACAGGAACTTATGGATGAACTTAGGTTTGTAGTAACAGACTCATCAGAATACTTAGAGTTTTACCTTACCAATGAACCTGTGGATATTTCAGTTTACAAGCCGGATTTGGTGATAGTATCTGCCAACAGATGGAGTTTAACAGAGAATGGAGAATATCTTTCTATATATTTAGACATTCTCAACCAGGGTTTCATTCCCTCAGATAGCACTTCAGTCCGCATTGAAATAATGGATCCTGAGTGGCCTGAAATTGAAGCTGAAACCGATGTTCCGGCTTTGGACTCCGGGGAGGATGTAACTGTAATAATTGAAGTATACATTCCTGAAGAACTGCATGGAACAACCCATAATTTTGCCATCGAAATCGATCCCGAGAATTACATCTCAGAGATGGATGAGAACAATAACCTAATAGAGACACCTGTTATCTATATTCCAGAGCTTCTTCCTGATCTGGTAATCACAGATGTCAGCTCTTATGTTACTGAAAATTATCTGGAGATTTATGTTGATATTGCAAATCATGGAACCGCATTTGCGGATTCATTTATTGTTTCTACAGTTTCATCAGAGACTTCTCACCAGTGGTCTTACTCGGAAAACGTAGTCGATGGTCTTTATCCCGGTGAAGATATTACTCTGGAAATTGTGCTGGAAATACCGGATGGCCTGCCTGGACAATCTAATATCGATATCATTGTTGATCCTGATAATACAATAAAAGAGCTTGATGAGAGCAACAATGCATGGTCACAGGAAATGATTGTGGATGAGAGTATCGGCAGGGCACCGATAGATGAATTCTCCGATGATCTCCTGGAACCAGAGACTCAACCAGAGTGGCACGATCTGGATATTTTATTGGGAATCATTCTTCCCATTGCAGTTATCGGTGGATTTTTAGTTCTCTACCCAAGGTTAGTAAAACTCAAATGGGAGGCAAAAGCAATTGAAAAATGTCTGGAAGATTGTCCTCCTGGTACAGAATATTGTCTTAAGGAAATATGCCTGAAGCCTGGTTCGTGTAAGATTACAAAACTTCATCTAAAAGCCTGCACATCTGAAGATTGCAAAAAGAAGACGATAGAAGGGGACATTATCTCTGATTTGAATCGGATTCGTACAGCATCCTATCAGAGTGAGAATCCAGATGTACTGCTACATGAAGTGGAAACTCTGGCTTCTAAAATCCTGGAAGTGATTATCTTATGGTTAACCGGAAAAGCCGAATCTTATGATGTTTCCATATCTGCAGATATTGATCTGGGTGAAGCGACTTGTAAATACACGCGGTATATCTGCAATCAGGATAGTAAGCCCGGTAAAAATAAGTCATGGGAAAAGACTGTAAAAGGCTGCAACCGTAGTATAGGTACTTTAAATGATTTTGATATTGAAAAGGCTAATATTTCTGAAAAATTGCAACAGGATTTTAGTCGAATGATGATGCAATTCATAGAGGGAGTTTAA
- a CDS encoding DUF5658 family protein, with protein sequence MSFLKDMKAVLLLYVLGDTFTTIYALKTGHFYEFNPVLSNIFHTYGFTSLILLKIAILLVMYHVYKNADRYYWNITRYSVAFIGLLTTLSNTLAFFHG encoded by the coding sequence ATGTCTTTCCTGAAAGACATGAAGGCAGTGTTGCTTCTCTATGTTTTGGGTGACACCTTTACTACTATTTATGCTTTAAAGACAGGTCATTTCTATGAGTTTAATCCTGTATTGTCTAATATTTTCCACACATATGGATTTACTTCACTTATTCTTTTGAAGATTGCTATTTTGCTTGTAATGTATCATGTCTACAAAAATGCTGACCGGTATTACTGGAACATAACACGATATTCTGTTGCTTTCATTGGCCTGCTTACAACATTGAGTAATACGCTAGCATTTTTTCATGGTTAA